One stretch of Streptomyces sp. NBC_00443 DNA includes these proteins:
- a CDS encoding CaiB/BaiF CoA transferase family protein, whose product MRPLEDVSVVELGMWVAAPAAATMLADWGADVIKVEAPTGDPNRYTLKHVGQDIDSAPPFETDNRGKRGIVLDLRSADGKGVLERLLAGADVFVTNLRPGALERLGLAPDELRARHPRLIVGTLTGYGWTGEERDRAGYDVSAFWARPGIAGMLNPAGESPPGIRPGLGDRTAAANLVAGVLAALLRRERTGEGGVVDVSLLRSGTYANGNDLALQNFFGKRGRTRHRSEHESPLYNCYRAADDRWFWLVGLEGNRHWPGVVKALGRPDLETDERFASGKARRGHVRELIALFDEEFARRPLADWAARFDAEGVWWAPVQTLAEVSADPQAEAVGAFVEQPGMGDAPPLRTVATPVSFWGVDHKPRTGAPTLGEHTDEVLDELGRTGR is encoded by the coding sequence GTGCGGCCACTGGAAGACGTTTCCGTCGTCGAGCTGGGCATGTGGGTGGCGGCTCCGGCCGCGGCCACCATGCTGGCCGACTGGGGCGCGGACGTGATCAAGGTGGAGGCGCCGACCGGTGACCCCAACCGGTACACGCTCAAGCACGTCGGGCAGGACATCGACAGCGCGCCTCCGTTCGAGACGGACAACCGCGGCAAGCGCGGGATCGTCCTCGACCTGCGCTCGGCTGACGGCAAGGGCGTACTGGAGCGGCTGCTGGCAGGCGCCGACGTCTTCGTCACCAACCTCCGCCCGGGCGCGCTGGAGCGGCTCGGGCTGGCCCCGGACGAACTGCGAGCGCGCCATCCCCGCCTGATCGTCGGCACGTTGACCGGCTACGGCTGGACGGGAGAGGAGCGGGACCGGGCAGGGTACGACGTCTCCGCCTTCTGGGCCCGGCCCGGCATCGCCGGCATGCTGAACCCGGCCGGTGAGTCACCGCCCGGTATCCGCCCCGGACTTGGCGACCGCACCGCCGCCGCCAACCTGGTCGCGGGCGTGCTGGCCGCCCTGCTGCGCCGCGAACGCACCGGCGAGGGCGGCGTGGTGGACGTGTCGCTGCTCCGGTCCGGGACGTACGCCAACGGCAACGACCTCGCCCTGCAGAACTTCTTCGGCAAGCGCGGCCGAACCCGCCACCGCAGCGAGCACGAGTCACCGCTCTACAACTGCTACCGAGCCGCCGACGACCGCTGGTTCTGGCTCGTCGGCCTGGAGGGCAACCGGCACTGGCCCGGCGTCGTCAAGGCGCTCGGCCGTCCGGACCTGGAGACGGACGAGCGGTTCGCGAGCGGCAAGGCCCGGCGTGGCCACGTACGCGAGTTGATCGCCTTGTTCGACGAGGAGTTCGCACGGCGGCCGCTGGCGGACTGGGCGGCGCGGTTCGACGCCGAGGGCGTGTGGTGGGCGCCCGTTCAGACGCTGGCGGAGGTGTCCGCCGATCCGCAGGCGGAGGCCGTGGGGGCGTTCGTCGAGCAGCCGGGTATGGGCGACGCGCCGCCGCTGCGGACGGTGGCCACGCCGGTGAGCTTCTGGGGCGTGGACCACAAGCCGCGCACCGGCGCGCCGACCCTCGGCGAGCACACCGACGAAGTACTTGACGAGCTGGGCCGAACTGGGAGGTAG
- a CDS encoding enoyl-CoA hydratase/isomerase family protein codes for MLRVELRDRMAVLTLDRPERLNAVGSETVDQLTRALNEVRDNDDVRAVVVAGAGRAFCAGADIAEIEACTAPGQFRAFVGRLTDAYALLEDFTKPSVAAVHGFAFGGGLELALACDLRVAERGTRLGLPEMKLGVLPGAGGTQRLPRLLPPAIAKQMILTGEPIDAERAWQLGLVNELAEPGGALAAAEKLAAGLTAGAPLALAAGKRLVDFGLGMDLETAIAYERESVTVLFSTEDRAEGLKAFRERRPGEFRGV; via the coding sequence GTGTTGCGTGTCGAACTCCGCGACAGAATGGCCGTGTTGACGCTCGACCGGCCGGAACGGCTCAATGCCGTGGGTTCCGAGACCGTGGATCAGCTCACGCGGGCGCTGAACGAGGTCCGCGACAACGACGACGTACGCGCCGTGGTGGTGGCCGGCGCGGGCCGGGCCTTCTGCGCCGGCGCCGACATCGCGGAGATCGAGGCGTGCACGGCACCCGGGCAGTTCCGGGCGTTCGTGGGCCGCCTGACGGACGCGTACGCGCTCCTGGAGGACTTCACGAAGCCCTCGGTCGCGGCCGTCCACGGGTTCGCCTTCGGCGGTGGCCTGGAGCTGGCGCTCGCCTGCGACCTGCGGGTGGCGGAGCGCGGTACGCGGCTCGGTCTGCCCGAGATGAAGCTGGGCGTCCTGCCGGGCGCGGGCGGTACCCAGCGGCTCCCGCGCCTGCTGCCACCGGCGATCGCCAAGCAGATGATCCTCACCGGCGAACCGATCGACGCGGAGCGCGCCTGGCAACTCGGACTGGTCAACGAACTGGCCGAACCCGGCGGCGCACTTGCCGCCGCCGAGAAGCTGGCCGCCGGCCTGACCGCGGGGGCACCGCTCGCGCTCGCGGCGGGCAAGCGGCTGGTCGACTTCGGGCTCGGCATGGACCTGGAGACGGCCATCGCCTACGAGCGGGAGAGCGTGACGGTGCTGTTCTCCACCGAGGACCGGGCCGAGGGGCTCAAGGCCTTCCGGGAGCGCCGCCCGGGCGAGTTCCGCGGCGTGTAG
- a CDS encoding SDR family NAD(P)-dependent oxidoreductase — MRDKVALVTGAGRGIGEAIADALAAAGASVAVCDVDAEAAGKVAAGLAERYGVRATGVGADISDGAAVRTAVKRVSVELGPVDVLVNNAAVDVIGRFVDSDEETWDRIIAVNLRGTITMTRAVLDPMIERGGGRIVHIASDAGRVGSSGEVVYSATKGGVIAFGKALAREVARHGITVNCVCPGPTETALLGQVAEYSQRMYDATVRAIPLRRVAQPAEIAGVVAFLASDDAAYMTGQTLSVSGGLTMV; from the coding sequence ATGCGGGACAAGGTGGCGCTGGTCACCGGTGCCGGACGGGGCATCGGCGAGGCGATCGCAGACGCGCTGGCCGCCGCCGGGGCCTCGGTCGCCGTCTGTGACGTGGACGCGGAGGCCGCCGGGAAGGTCGCGGCCGGACTTGCCGAGCGGTACGGGGTGCGCGCGACCGGAGTCGGCGCGGACATCTCCGACGGCGCGGCCGTACGCACGGCCGTGAAGCGGGTGAGCGTCGAACTCGGCCCGGTGGACGTGCTGGTCAACAACGCGGCCGTCGATGTCATCGGCCGCTTCGTCGACAGCGACGAGGAGACCTGGGACCGGATCATCGCCGTGAACCTGCGCGGGACGATCACGATGACGCGGGCCGTGCTCGACCCGATGATCGAGCGCGGCGGCGGCCGGATCGTCCACATCGCCTCCGACGCCGGGCGGGTCGGCTCGTCCGGCGAGGTCGTGTACTCCGCGACCAAGGGCGGCGTCATCGCCTTCGGCAAGGCCCTGGCCAGGGAGGTCGCCCGGCACGGCATCACCGTGAACTGCGTCTGCCCGGGGCCGACCGAGACCGCGCTGCTCGGGCAGGTCGCCGAGTACAGCCAGAGGATGTACGACGCGACCGTGCGGGCCATCCCACTGCGCCGCGTCGCCCAGCCCGCCGAGATCGCCGGCGTGGTGGCCTTCCTCGCGTCCGACGACGCCGCCTACATGACCGGGCAGACGCTCTCGGTCAGCGGCGGCCTGACGATGGTCTGA
- a CDS encoding acyl-CoA dehydrogenase family protein produces MRRTIFTEEHDLFRETARSYYLRECVPHTEEWERDGQVSRAAWAAAGKAGLIGWQFPEEYGGQGIRDFRYNAIMAEEMAATGAVGIGLGLQNDVIPPYLMNLTTPEQKARWLPGVISGETICALALSEPAAGSDLKGIRTTARREGDEWVIDGSKTFITNGILAELVIVACKTDPDAGHKGISLIVVERGTEGFERGRKLDKVGMKAQDTAELFFHEVRVPAGNLIGQEGRGFYHMMGNLPTERLAIAVAALASAERAFGFALQYAKDRTAFGRPIGGFQANRFALADIKAKLGVARVYLDGCIMALVEGELTAEEAAAAKYWTTETGWEVIDRCMQLFGGYGYVNEYEIARIWRDSRVQRVFGGTSEIMQEIVGRSLGF; encoded by the coding sequence ATGCGCCGTACGATCTTCACCGAGGAGCACGACCTGTTCAGGGAGACCGCCCGCTCCTACTACCTGCGGGAATGCGTCCCGCACACCGAGGAGTGGGAGCGTGACGGGCAGGTCAGCCGCGCCGCGTGGGCGGCTGCGGGCAAGGCCGGACTGATCGGCTGGCAGTTCCCGGAAGAGTACGGCGGCCAGGGGATCCGGGACTTCCGCTACAACGCGATCATGGCGGAGGAGATGGCGGCCACGGGCGCGGTCGGCATAGGCCTCGGCCTGCAGAACGACGTCATCCCGCCCTATCTGATGAACCTCACCACCCCCGAGCAGAAGGCTCGTTGGCTGCCCGGTGTGATCAGCGGCGAGACGATCTGCGCGCTCGCCCTCTCGGAGCCTGCCGCCGGATCCGACCTCAAGGGCATCCGCACCACCGCCCGCAGGGAGGGCGACGAGTGGGTGATCGACGGCTCGAAGACCTTCATCACCAACGGCATCCTCGCCGAGCTGGTGATCGTCGCCTGCAAAACCGATCCTGACGCCGGGCACAAGGGCATCAGCCTGATCGTCGTCGAGCGCGGCACCGAGGGCTTCGAGCGCGGGCGCAAGCTCGACAAGGTCGGGATGAAGGCCCAGGACACCGCCGAACTCTTCTTCCACGAGGTCCGAGTTCCCGCCGGCAACCTCATCGGGCAGGAGGGGCGCGGTTTCTACCACATGATGGGCAACCTCCCGACCGAGCGGCTCGCCATCGCCGTCGCCGCGCTCGCCTCCGCCGAGCGGGCCTTCGGCTTCGCGCTCCAGTACGCCAAGGACCGCACCGCCTTCGGCCGGCCCATCGGCGGGTTCCAGGCCAACCGGTTCGCCCTCGCCGACATCAAGGCCAAGCTGGGGGTCGCCCGGGTCTATCTGGACGGCTGCATCATGGCCCTGGTCGAGGGCGAGCTGACGGCCGAGGAGGCCGCCGCGGCCAAGTACTGGACCACGGAGACGGGCTGGGAGGTCATCGACCGCTGCATGCAGCTCTTCGGCGGCTACGGCTACGTCAACGAGTACGAGATCGCCCGCATCTGGCGGGACAGCCGGGTGCAGCGGGTGTTCGGCGGCACCTCGGAGATCATGCAGGAGATCGTCGGACGGTCGCTTGGGTTCTGA
- a CDS encoding aldehyde dehydrogenase family protein yields MVTVDVKLHQERAERDLPRPRLVIGGKDLHETSGGMYEHINPATGLVQADIPLAGPVEVDRAVAAARQAFEVWGTMRPAERRRLLTRFAGLLRDHIPDFAAICPLENGVCIGGWAENVGPHVAEWTEYYAGWADKIEGMVAAAYSPHENVEYTLAEPYGVIGHIITWNSPALSLAMKVPPSLAAGNTVVIKPAESTPFSALLFADLAREAGIPDGVINVVTGLGEAGSALVRHPGVDKISFTGGPATARRIMSDAALSLKPVLFELGGKSANLLFADTDLDTMVPYCAAFAMSNTGQGCALPTRLLVERPIYDEVVARVTGVVAHLPVGDPLDPTTYIGPLINEAARERVQGVIDKAVEERAGRLVYGGERIESDGCFVSPAVFADVDNRSDLAQQEIFGPVLALTPFDTEDEAVALANDTEYGLSAYIQSRDIARVNRLVPRLKAGTVYVNPGPNPITSPSTPFGGVGISGFGREGGRAGLEEFIHVKGVGVGRV; encoded by the coding sequence GTGGTCACGGTCGACGTGAAGCTGCACCAGGAACGGGCCGAGCGGGACCTGCCGCGCCCCCGGCTCGTCATCGGTGGCAAGGATCTGCACGAGACGAGCGGCGGTATGTACGAGCACATCAACCCCGCGACCGGTCTCGTCCAGGCCGACATCCCCCTCGCGGGGCCCGTCGAGGTGGACCGGGCTGTGGCCGCCGCCCGTCAGGCCTTCGAGGTGTGGGGCACCATGCGGCCCGCCGAACGCCGCCGCCTGCTCACCCGCTTCGCCGGACTGCTGCGCGACCACATCCCCGACTTCGCGGCGATCTGCCCCCTGGAGAACGGTGTCTGCATCGGCGGCTGGGCGGAGAACGTCGGACCGCATGTCGCCGAGTGGACCGAGTACTACGCCGGCTGGGCGGACAAGATCGAGGGCATGGTCGCCGCGGCCTACAGCCCGCACGAGAACGTCGAGTACACCCTCGCCGAGCCGTACGGCGTCATCGGCCACATCATCACCTGGAACTCGCCCGCCCTGTCCCTGGCGATGAAGGTCCCGCCCTCGCTCGCCGCCGGCAACACGGTGGTCATCAAACCGGCCGAGTCCACGCCGTTCTCCGCCCTGCTCTTCGCCGACCTGGCCCGCGAGGCGGGCATCCCCGACGGCGTGATCAATGTCGTCACCGGACTCGGCGAGGCCGGATCGGCCCTGGTGAGACACCCCGGCGTGGACAAGATCTCCTTCACCGGCGGGCCCGCCACCGCGCGCCGCATCATGTCCGACGCGGCGCTGAGCCTCAAGCCCGTCCTGTTCGAGCTGGGCGGCAAGTCCGCCAACCTGCTCTTCGCCGACACCGACCTGGACACCATGGTGCCGTACTGCGCGGCCTTCGCCATGAGCAACACGGGCCAGGGCTGCGCGTTGCCCACCCGTCTGCTGGTCGAGCGCCCGATCTACGACGAGGTCGTCGCCCGCGTCACCGGGGTCGTCGCCCACCTGCCCGTGGGCGACCCGCTCGACCCGACGACGTACATCGGGCCCCTGATCAACGAGGCCGCCCGCGAGCGCGTCCAGGGCGTGATCGACAAAGCGGTCGAGGAACGAGCGGGCCGGCTCGTGTACGGAGGCGAACGCATCGAATCCGACGGCTGCTTCGTCTCCCCGGCCGTCTTCGCCGACGTCGACAACCGCAGCGACCTCGCCCAGCAGGAGATCTTCGGCCCGGTCCTCGCCCTCACCCCGTTCGACACGGAGGACGAGGCCGTCGCCCTCGCCAACGACACCGAGTACGGACTTTCCGCCTACATCCAGTCCCGCGACATCGCCCGCGTCAACCGTCTGGTGCCGCGTCTGAAGGCCGGGACGGTCTACGTCAACCCCGGCCCCAACCCGATCACTTCGCCCTCCACGCCCTTCGGAGGCGTCGGCATCAGCGGGTTCGGACGGGAAGGCGGCAGGGCCGGACTGGAGGAGTTCATCCACGTCAAGGGCGTCGGCGTCGGCCGCGTCTGA
- a CDS encoding AMP-binding protein, which translates to MHPARRLTFGDIIREHRRSFPAGVALVDGEVRLTWPQLDERTNRLAHALTDAGVGSGDRILWLGQNSFRIWELLGAAAKIGAMVCPGYWRWAAPEMAFAVEDFDPRVVIWQDEEIGDTVRKARAELGTDHRALWLRHDAEGTEEPDSYESFLASGSPEDPVADVDVEVDPDSALLVIYTAAISGRQSGSMLSHRNLLAMGASAAWMGDIGTETAFLGAGPMFHIGNYQFWGVPAFVHGGKNVIVRRVVAEELLPLLEAERCTHAYLMPPTIAQLVALNREAGHDLSHLRASVAAPLWQGTVPTDTSRFTRNGGGEGRGYGQTEVTGFAVTGAYGGTGTGNAGRPGPFTAVRILDSGGKECEVGVAGEICVRGDLVHLGYWNRPEINEERFRFGWWHTTDLGRRESDGTISFLGTTTRMLKSAAENIFPAEVENCIESHPAVKEAAVIGVPNERWAQDVKAVVVLRPDAGPVPAADVIEHCRARIASYKKPKTVEFIEALPRTKDFAKDYEALDERFGGGGYPGGDTLGAGR; encoded by the coding sequence ATGCATCCCGCACGCCGCCTGACGTTCGGCGACATCATCCGCGAGCACCGACGCTCCTTCCCCGCAGGCGTCGCCCTCGTCGACGGCGAGGTCCGGCTGACCTGGCCGCAGCTCGACGAGCGCACCAACCGACTCGCCCACGCCCTCACCGACGCGGGCGTCGGCTCCGGCGACCGCATCCTGTGGCTGGGCCAGAACTCCTTCCGCATCTGGGAACTGCTCGGCGCCGCCGCGAAGATCGGTGCGATGGTCTGCCCCGGCTACTGGCGCTGGGCCGCCCCCGAAATGGCGTTCGCGGTCGAGGACTTCGACCCCCGGGTCGTGATCTGGCAGGACGAGGAGATCGGCGACACCGTACGCAAGGCGCGGGCCGAACTGGGCACCGACCACCGGGCGTTGTGGCTGCGACATGACGCGGAGGGCACCGAGGAACCCGACTCGTACGAGTCCTTCCTGGCCTCCGGCTCACCCGAGGACCCGGTCGCCGACGTGGACGTCGAGGTGGATCCCGACTCCGCGCTGCTGGTCATCTACACCGCGGCGATCTCCGGACGGCAGTCCGGCTCGATGCTCTCGCACCGCAACCTCCTCGCCATGGGCGCGAGCGCCGCCTGGATGGGGGACATCGGCACGGAGACCGCCTTCCTCGGCGCCGGACCGATGTTCCATATCGGCAACTACCAGTTCTGGGGCGTCCCGGCCTTCGTCCACGGCGGCAAGAACGTGATCGTGCGCCGCGTGGTCGCCGAGGAACTGCTCCCGCTCCTGGAGGCCGAGCGCTGCACCCACGCCTATCTGATGCCGCCGACCATCGCGCAACTCGTCGCGCTGAACCGGGAGGCCGGACACGACCTCTCCCACCTGCGGGCGAGCGTCGCCGCACCCCTGTGGCAGGGCACCGTGCCCACCGACACCAGCCGCTTCACCCGCAACGGCGGCGGCGAGGGCCGCGGCTACGGGCAGACCGAGGTGACCGGCTTCGCCGTGACCGGCGCCTACGGCGGGACGGGCACCGGCAACGCGGGACGCCCGGGTCCCTTCACCGCCGTACGCATCCTCGACAGCGGCGGCAAGGAGTGCGAGGTCGGGGTGGCCGGCGAGATCTGCGTCCGCGGCGACCTCGTGCACCTCGGCTACTGGAACCGGCCGGAGATCAACGAGGAACGCTTCCGCTTCGGCTGGTGGCACACCACCGACCTCGGTCGGCGCGAGAGCGACGGCACGATCAGCTTCCTCGGGACCACGACCCGCATGCTCAAGTCGGCAGCCGAGAACATCTTCCCCGCCGAGGTCGAGAACTGCATCGAATCGCATCCCGCGGTCAAGGAGGCCGCCGTGATCGGCGTGCCCAACGAACGCTGGGCGCAGGACGTCAAGGCGGTCGTCGTACTGCGTCCCGACGCCGGACCGGTCCCGGCGGCGGACGTGATCGAGCACTGCCGGGCGCGGATCGCCTCGTACAAGAAGCCGAAGACGGTGGAGTTCATCGAGGCGCTGCCGCGCACCAAGGACTTCGCGAAGGACTACGAGGCGCTCGACGAGCGCTTCGGCGGGGGCGGCTATCCCGGCGGCGACACGCTCGGCGCGGGCCGGTGA
- a CDS encoding thiolase C-terminal domain-containing protein, with product MAGVNPHDVDVFSLYDPNSFEIIRQLEILGLCGEGEGGPLAASGALAVGGKHPVNPDGGCLAYAWNGTQQMTLKVVEAVRQLRGTAVHQVEGAELAVVGNAGSGAQHYEMSVLGRMR from the coding sequence ATGGCCGGAGTGAACCCGCACGACGTGGACGTCTTCTCCCTCTACGACCCCAACTCCTTCGAGATCATCCGGCAGTTGGAGATCCTCGGTCTGTGCGGTGAGGGAGAGGGCGGCCCGCTGGCGGCGAGCGGTGCCCTCGCCGTCGGGGGCAAGCATCCCGTCAACCCGGACGGCGGCTGTCTGGCGTACGCCTGGAACGGCACCCAGCAGATGACATTGAAAGTCGTCGAAGCCGTACGGCAGTTGCGCGGCACGGCGGTGCACCAGGTCGAGGGCGCGGAGCTGGCGGTCGTCGGCAACGCCGGCTCGGGAGCGCAGCACTACGAGATGAGCGTGCTGGGGAGGATGCGATGA
- a CDS encoding Zn-ribbon domain-containing OB-fold protein — translation MSRPVPVPTELSRPFWDAARRGELVVPQCPTCGLRFFVPEPACPGCMSRDWRYAPSAGRGSVYSVTVVHRAPGPGFDTPFALAVIDLDDGGTLLSHVDAGDTDDVVIGLRVRVDFRALTDEIALPYFVPENTH, via the coding sequence ATGAGCCGGCCCGTACCCGTCCCCACCGAGCTGTCCCGGCCGTTCTGGGACGCGGCCCGCCGCGGTGAGCTGGTCGTTCCGCAGTGCCCGACCTGCGGTCTGCGCTTCTTCGTCCCCGAGCCCGCCTGCCCCGGCTGTATGTCGCGGGACTGGCGTTACGCGCCCAGCGCGGGCCGGGGGAGCGTCTACTCGGTGACCGTCGTGCACCGCGCACCCGGACCCGGCTTCGACACCCCCTTCGCACTGGCCGTGATCGACCTCGACGACGGAGGCACCCTGCTGTCGCACGTGGACGCGGGCGACACCGACGACGTGGTCATCGGCCTGCGCGTACGCGTGGACTTCCGCGCCCTCACCGACGAGATCGCGCTGCCGTACTTCGTACCGGAGAACACTCACTGA
- a CDS encoding FadR/GntR family transcriptional regulator, producing the protein MANTPVRVPKMAELVAARLRRMIVRGELAEGDALPSETALMEEFAVSRPTLREAFRVLESESLINVRRGARGGARVQTPEGTVAARYAGLVLEYRATTLKDVYDARTVIEAPCAGLLAERRTDEDLERLRAAVAEAERLMDDPSAFIRAHMEFHALVVELAGNETLGVLNGMVRHIIDQANWSHVDLDAGSPENIRANRRGFRAHGALVDLVAARRAEQAEELWRVHLQEAEDYLLQNRSMTTVLDLLG; encoded by the coding sequence GTGGCGAACACGCCGGTACGGGTCCCCAAGATGGCCGAGCTGGTGGCGGCACGGCTGCGCCGGATGATCGTGCGCGGCGAGCTGGCCGAGGGTGACGCGCTCCCGTCCGAGACGGCGCTCATGGAGGAGTTCGCCGTCTCCCGGCCGACGCTGCGCGAGGCGTTCCGGGTGCTGGAGTCGGAGTCGCTGATCAACGTGCGCCGGGGTGCCCGGGGTGGGGCGCGGGTGCAGACCCCCGAGGGCACGGTGGCGGCCCGGTACGCGGGCCTGGTGCTGGAGTACCGGGCGACGACCCTCAAGGACGTGTACGACGCCCGCACGGTGATCGAGGCACCGTGCGCCGGACTGCTGGCCGAGCGGCGCACGGACGAGGACCTGGAGCGGTTGCGGGCAGCCGTCGCCGAGGCCGAGCGGCTCATGGACGACCCGTCGGCGTTCATCCGCGCCCACATGGAGTTCCATGCCCTGGTCGTCGAACTGGCGGGCAATGAGACGCTCGGCGTCCTCAACGGCATGGTCCGTCACATCATCGACCAGGCGAACTGGTCCCACGTCGACCTCGACGCCGGCAGCCCCGAGAACATCCGGGCCAACCGCCGGGGCTTCCGCGCCCACGGCGCACTCGTCGACCTGGTCGCAGCTCGCCGCGCCGAGCAGGCCGAGGAACTGTGGCGCGTCCATCTCCAGGAGGCGGAGGACTATCTGCTGCAGAACAGGTCCATGACGACGGTCCTGGACCTGCTCGGCTGA
- a CDS encoding TIGR03617 family F420-dependent LLM class oxidoreductase, with protein sequence MKVDGKLNVWSTAEVVEEARHHEKTGYDGLWASESKHDPFLPLLLAAEHTDRLEVGTAIAVAFARSPMQLAYTAHDLQTYSGGRFSLGLGSQIKPHIERRFSMPWSRPAARMREYVSALRAIWAAWNEGEKLDFRGDFYTHTLMAPFFSPPPAPGGAPKVFVAAVGQAMTRVAGEVADGLLAHGFTTERYLREVTLPTVEAGLAATGRTRGDFSVSHLLLTATGRTDEEMARAVDGTRRQIAFYGSTPAYRGVLELHGWGELGDELNALSKSAREDKWEAMGRLVDDDVLHTFAVVAEPERVAGEIRRRYGALVDRISFYTAYEIDAEVWEPIVRELRDS encoded by the coding sequence ATGAAGGTCGACGGCAAGCTCAACGTGTGGAGCACCGCGGAGGTCGTGGAGGAGGCCCGCCACCACGAGAAGACCGGCTACGACGGCCTGTGGGCGTCCGAGTCCAAGCACGACCCGTTCCTGCCGCTCCTGCTCGCGGCCGAACACACCGACCGGCTGGAGGTCGGTACGGCCATCGCCGTCGCCTTCGCCCGCTCCCCCATGCAACTCGCTTACACCGCACACGACTTGCAGACCTATTCGGGCGGACGGTTCTCCCTCGGCCTCGGCAGCCAGATCAAACCGCACATCGAGCGACGGTTCTCGATGCCGTGGAGCCGGCCCGCGGCGCGCATGCGGGAGTACGTGAGCGCGCTGCGCGCCATCTGGGCCGCCTGGAACGAGGGCGAGAAGCTCGACTTCCGCGGAGACTTCTACACGCACACACTCATGGCTCCCTTCTTCTCTCCCCCGCCCGCTCCCGGCGGCGCGCCCAAGGTCTTCGTGGCCGCCGTCGGGCAGGCGATGACCCGGGTTGCGGGCGAGGTCGCGGACGGACTCCTCGCGCACGGCTTCACCACCGAGCGCTATCTGCGGGAGGTCACGCTGCCGACCGTGGAGGCCGGCCTCGCGGCCACCGGCCGTACCCGCGGCGACTTCTCGGTCTCCCATCTGCTGCTGACCGCGACCGGCCGCACCGATGAGGAGATGGCCCGCGCGGTGGACGGCACCCGCCGGCAGATCGCCTTCTACGGCAGCACGCCCGCCTATCGCGGGGTCCTCGAACTGCACGGCTGGGGCGAACTCGGCGACGAACTCAACGCGCTCTCGAAGTCGGCCCGCGAGGACAAGTGGGAGGCGATGGGCCGGCTCGTCGACGACGACGTGCTGCACACGTTCGCGGTGGTGGCGGAGCCGGAGCGGGTGGCGGGCGAGATCCGGCGCCGGTACGGAGCGCTCGTCGACCGGATCTCCTTCTACACCGCCTACGAGATCGACGCCGAGGTGTGGGAACCGATCGTGCGGGAGCTGCGCGACAGCTGA